The sequence AGGAAAGGGTAGCACAATTATTATAAGTCTATCTGGCAGAGGAGATAAAGATATGCAAACAATTATGAAGAGTCTGGAGGCAAAGGATGAGCAAAATTAGAGAGATTTTAAAAGAAAAGAAAACTTTGATTCCTTTTTTACCTGCTGGGTATCCGTCACTAAATGCCACCAAACAGTTTGTTGAAGTATTAGTAGAATGTGGAATAAAAGCAATTGAAATTGGTATTCCGTTTTCAGATCCAGTTGCGGATGGCCCTACTATTACAAACAGTTATTCTTTCGCTATAAAAAATGGAATAAAAAGTGAAGACGTTTATCTTTTATCAGAAGAATTAAAGGAAAAATACAAGATTGCAATTATTCCGATGCTTTATTATAATTTAATCTATAATAAGGGGGAAGAAAATTTCGCAAAAAGGATCTCTTCCTTTGCAGATGCAGTAATAGTACCAGATCTACCCTTCAGAGAGTCTCATAGACTAAGACCTCATCTTGAAAAATTTAACATCTCTTACATTCCTTTTGCAACGCCAAATATAAGGGAAGAGGATATCAAAACTATCTCAAAATATACAAACGCGTTTATATATGCTGTAACAGTTTTTGGCATTACGGGTGCAAGATCTAGTTATAGCAAAAACACCTATAATTATTTAGAGTACGTAAAAAAGATCAGTTCAAACTATGTAGCCGCTGGATTTGGGGTTAGTTCAAAAGAGCAATTTGAAAAATTACCAACTGACGCGGTAATTATAGGAAGCGCTTTAATTAAGCAAATTGATCCTGATAATATTGGAAAGAGTAAGGAAAATATTAAAAAACTAATAAATAGCATAATTATTTAAATTGTTTCTTGATAAACATTTATTTATTCCTATAAGGAAATAAAGAGTTAAGAAGAAAACGTACAGAGAATTTTAATTTATTTAGGATGAATTTAATAAATGTTCTTTTATACAATAAAATAAAATTCTTATGTACTATAGAGCATAAATATTAGTATAATACACAAAAGTATAAACAAATTTCGGAGGAAATTTGACAAACAAAAATTTAAAAAACAACTTAACCATTTTTCTTCAAAATCTTGACAACATACCTTTTGTAGACAAAGTAAGAACAAAGGAGGCAAAAAGGTATCTTTATGTCCCAGTACTAATAGGAATTGCAGTTGGTATCTCAGCCGTAGCGTTTTTATTAGCTTTACATTATACCTCTGTTGTTTTCTTGAATATGCTGGTTGGCTATTATCCACCGGAAGTTACAGGAGAAGGTGGGAACCCAGAATTATATCATATTATTATTGCAAGACCCTATTTATTTCCAGTAAGCGTTGCGCTTGGCGGTTTAATATCAGGATTATTAATATATAAATTTGCACCAGAAGCAAGTGGTGCTGGAACAAACGCAGCTATAAAAGCATATCATTTTGAAAAAGCAATAATTAATATAAAAACAACTTTTATAAAACTTCTAGCTTCAACACTAACAATTGGTGCAGGCGGAACCTCTGGAAGAGAGGGGCCAATGTCTTTAATTGGTGCAGGGCTGGGTTCTTTTATAGCACAAAAATTAAATTTAAGTGAAAGAGAAAGAAGAATAGCCCTAGCAGCAGGATTGGGGGCTGGGCTTGGGGCAGTCTTTAGAGCACCTCTTGCCGGAGCCATAGTAGGCGCTGAAGTATTTTATAAAAAAGACTTTGAAATACAATCTATGTTAAGTTGCTTTATTGCAGCAATAATTGCATATACGTGTGTGGGCCTTACCTTTGGGTTTGAACCATTGTTTTACGTTCATGTAGATGCATATAAAAACTTTAAAATAGTAGTACTACTTCAGTATATAATACTTGGGTTAGCCTGTATGTTAGTTGCAAAATCTATAATGACATCATTTTTCTTATCAAAAAAACTTGCAGACATATTGCCAGTACCTAAATATATGATTCAACCAATAGGAGGATTCGTTACAGGATCAATTGGGATTATAAGTCCTGTGGTTATTGGCAGTGGTTATGGTTGGATCCAGCTCATTACAGATAAAAGGATTGATATCATAACGCCTCAATTTACAATTATTGGAATTATTGCAATGATATTAGCATTAGGCTTTACTTTAGGTTTCAATAGCCCAGGAGGCGTATTTGGTCCATCGCTTGTCTCAGGCGGACTTACAGGGTTTGCTGTTAGCAATTTTCTATCAAACATAATTTCAAACAATAATCTTGATATCACGTCATTTACTATAGTAGGAATGATGTCAGTTTACGCAGCAGTATCAAAAGCTCCATTATCAACAATAGTTATGGTTGCGGAAATGAGCCACGGTTATGACCTACTTATCCCTTCAATGATTTCTGTATTTATAGCTGACTTTTTCTCAGGGCATCAAAGTATATATAGCGCTCAAGTAGAAAGAAGGATCGATTCACCAGCATATCAGGACGAGTGTATATCTCACTATTTAACCCATATAAAGATTAAGGAAGCAATGCA comes from Thermodesulfobium acidiphilum and encodes:
- the trpA gene encoding tryptophan synthase subunit alpha — encoded protein: MSKIREILKEKKTLIPFLPAGYPSLNATKQFVEVLVECGIKAIEIGIPFSDPVADGPTITNSYSFAIKNGIKSEDVYLLSEELKEKYKIAIIPMLYYNLIYNKGEENFAKRISSFADAVIVPDLPFRESHRLRPHLEKFNISYIPFATPNIREEDIKTISKYTNAFIYAVTVFGITGARSSYSKNTYNYLEYVKKISSNYVAAGFGVSSKEQFEKLPTDAVIIGSALIKQIDPDNIGKSKENIKKLINSIII
- a CDS encoding chloride channel protein — encoded protein: MTNKNLKNNLTIFLQNLDNIPFVDKVRTKEAKRYLYVPVLIGIAVGISAVAFLLALHYTSVVFLNMLVGYYPPEVTGEGGNPELYHIIIARPYLFPVSVALGGLISGLLIYKFAPEASGAGTNAAIKAYHFEKAIINIKTTFIKLLASTLTIGAGGTSGREGPMSLIGAGLGSFIAQKLNLSERERRIALAAGLGAGLGAVFRAPLAGAIVGAEVFYKKDFEIQSMLSCFIAAIIAYTCVGLTFGFEPLFYVHVDAYKNFKIVVLLQYIILGLACMLVAKSIMTSFFLSKKLADILPVPKYMIQPIGGFVTGSIGIISPVVIGSGYGWIQLITDKRIDIITPQFTIIGIIAMILALGFTLGFNSPGGVFGPSLVSGGLTGFAVSNFLSNIISNNNLDITSFTIVGMMSVYAAVSKAPLSTIVMVAEMSHGYDLLIPSMISVFIADFFSGHQSIYSAQVERRIDSPAYQDECISHYLTHIKIKEAMQKPLTASPDLKVSEIEDIMTKNIYTGIPITDNGFLVGMITKTDLWKARGLDKNKIYARDIMTKNLITLTPDDSLYDFMKIIVSKGIGRVPIVKDKMSNELVGIISRSDIGRIMREETSEDILSTTGV